The Geothrix sp. genome has a window encoding:
- a CDS encoding AraC family transcriptional regulator, producing the protein MTRLHASPRTTDLEEDSTDLAKLARRLMAHAPYDGTFDLRLSGVHVSKASRIEKEMHHAVMQPALCMVAQGAKRVILGKEIYEYDASRMLVYSVDVPITAQVTQASLDAPYLGIRLDLDPARVADLTAKVYPLGLPKRDDGHAICVDQVDEHVINAVVRLMELASQPGEADLLAPLVMDEILIRLLRSSLGLRLAMIGQEKSKVHRISKAVSWVRSHFDKPLDVERLATLVHMSPSSFHQHFKAVTDMSPLQYQKALRLQEARRLMLLTKLDAGSAGRQVGYQSVSQFTREYGRYFGNAPTRDIALLLQKASVDNPSAEN; encoded by the coding sequence ATGACCAGACTGCACGCCTCTCCTCGCACCACGGATCTGGAAGAAGACTCGACCGATCTGGCCAAGCTCGCGCGCCGGTTGATGGCCCATGCCCCCTACGACGGGACCTTCGACCTCCGGCTTTCGGGCGTCCATGTATCCAAGGCCTCCCGCATCGAGAAGGAGATGCACCACGCCGTGATGCAGCCGGCCCTGTGCATGGTGGCCCAGGGCGCCAAGCGGGTCATCCTCGGGAAGGAGATCTACGAGTACGACGCCTCGCGCATGCTGGTCTATTCCGTGGATGTCCCCATCACCGCCCAGGTCACCCAGGCCAGCCTGGATGCGCCCTACCTTGGCATTCGGCTGGACCTCGACCCTGCCCGCGTCGCCGACCTGACGGCCAAGGTCTATCCCCTTGGCTTGCCGAAGCGGGACGACGGCCATGCCATCTGCGTGGACCAGGTGGATGAGCATGTGATCAACGCGGTCGTACGACTCATGGAGCTCGCGTCCCAGCCCGGGGAGGCCGACCTGCTTGCGCCCCTGGTCATGGACGAGATCCTGATCCGGCTGTTGCGAAGCTCCCTCGGCCTGCGGCTTGCGATGATCGGCCAGGAGAAGAGCAAGGTCCATCGGATCTCCAAGGCGGTGTCGTGGGTTCGTTCCCATTTCGACAAACCGCTGGATGTCGAGCGCCTCGCCACGCTCGTCCACATGAGCCCTTCCTCCTTCCACCAGCATTTCAAGGCCGTCACCGACATGAGCCCCCTGCAGTACCAGAAGGCGCTGCGCCTGCAGGAGGCCCGGCGCCTCATGCTGCTGACGAAGCTGGATGCCGGGAGCGCCGGCCGCCAGGTCGGCTACCAGAGCGTGTCCCAGTTCACCCGGGAGTACGGGCGCTACTTCGGAAATGCCCCCACCAGGGACATTGCGCTGCTCCTCCAAAAAGCCAGCGTGGACAACCCCTCCGCGGAGAATTAG
- a CDS encoding NAD(P)H-dependent oxidoreductase yields the protein MNILIINAHLSYPGWSEGKLNLAFMDQAKAFFAERGHQVAETYIERGYKPEEEVQKHVSADLVLLQTPVNWFSAPWIYKKYVDEVFNLGLTTKALLEGDGRTRQDPTRQYGSGGHMQGKKFMISATWNAPKETFDNPNSLLYGGKGTADLFLHITSNYKFIGFDILPDFGVFDIFKTPDIPRALEDYRSHLEKHCL from the coding sequence ATGAACATACTCATCATCAACGCCCACCTTTCCTACCCTGGCTGGTCCGAGGGCAAGCTGAACTTGGCATTCATGGACCAGGCCAAGGCGTTCTTCGCCGAACGGGGACACCAGGTCGCCGAGACCTACATTGAGCGGGGCTATAAGCCGGAAGAAGAAGTCCAGAAGCATGTATCGGCCGACCTGGTCCTCCTCCAGACGCCGGTCAACTGGTTCTCTGCACCATGGATCTACAAGAAATATGTGGATGAGGTCTTCAATCTGGGACTGACCACCAAGGCCCTGCTCGAAGGTGATGGCCGCACCCGCCAGGACCCGACTCGGCAGTACGGCTCGGGTGGCCACATGCAGGGAAAGAAGTTCATGATCTCCGCCACCTGGAATGCGCCAAAAGAAACCTTTGATAACCCCAACAGCCTTCTATACGGCGGCAAGGGGACGGCGGACCTGTTCCTCCACATCACCTCGAACTACAAATTCATCGGGTTCGACATTCTCCCGGATTTCGGGGTGTTCGACATCTTCAAGACCCCCGACATCCCGCGTGCGCTGGAGGACTACAGATCCCATCTGGAGAAGCACTGCCTGTGA
- a CDS encoding excinuclease ABC subunit UvrA gives MERGNLEIVVRGAEEHNLAGFDVRIPRRSLTVITGVSGSGKSSLAFDTLFREGQRRFLGTLPSYARQFMGGLARPAVRSISGLGPAVAVGQRASLAHPRSTVGTLTEGWDLLRLLFARLGTAPEGVHPTRGLFSFNGEEGACPHCKGLGVEDRLDLNLLVADSARSLRDGALRVSTPNGYLMYSQVTLQVLDSVLRVHGGSVDIPWRDLSEEARQVVLFGSDRLKIPYGKHPLESRLKWTGITARPRQEGFYRGLVPVMEEILRGKRNDSILRFVRSSSCSACQGARLRPEALAVTWRGMRIVDLAAMTVRELRDHLAGVVSSPGEAPVLEPIRADLLARCELLLELGLGYLTLDRPAPSLSRGEAQRLRLISLALGELRGLLVVLDEPTAGLHPHEVGRLIAVLKRLRDQGQTVVVVEHDALVARSADWLIDLGPGPGREGGQLLWSGPPSELLARKTEGPPTPTQTWLAAGLTGPGTMPPRRPRADQGILRVEGLNRNNLQNLSLELEPGALHVICGVSGAGKTSLLEEVVARIQAGQVPGAAFRRIVQVDADPIGRTPRSNAATYTGAFDLIRDLFAATAEAKVRGLGKGHFSFNTAGGRCEACEGAGVQEIGMRYLGSVDLVCDLCGGRRFHPEVLAVQYRRRNMADLLEGSIAEAADLFADHPRLHRILDALLKVGLGYLPLGQPATTLSGGEAQRVKLATELAKADKGPALIALDEPTTGLHAADVAVLLAAWDHLLAAGHTLLVVDNDREVVRRADRVLDLGPGSGPEGGRAVASGPPAALVACPDSLTGAALREVLPPLLPTAIREDDPPIELLGVRTHNLRNLDLVIPAQGLTVVTGPSGCGKSSLVIDTLLAEAQNRFADLISPWARRLLPRKGGAELDAARGLQAAVAVPQRAGRRNPRSTVGTVTELDELLRLLFARAGERPCPACEAPAQGDRCGCGQGLPGLWASDFSPHSERGACPSCKGLGFLQRCDPERLVSHPDRPLDGGAMDGTRFGAYLGEPDGQFVATLRRAAEGAGLDLGRPWRELGPEERRLAMSGTGSTVHEVAWHYRRGKVVGVHRLQTEWPGFATLVDREYERIHADPKGEELEALLVDNPCPECGGERLKAVARSVRFGGLRFPEATGSSIDQALGWLGGLDIQGLSPRMDALTHDLREDLRRRFQALADAGLGYLSVRREMASLSGGEAQRVRLAAALDGGLVGVTYILDEPSRGLHARDIQRLGGVLKKLAEAGNAVVVVEHESSLIAAADQILELGPGAGPEGGRLLAVGTPEDLKQLPGSRTGAQLRRSRTVIGGQGGATRSPAVRVRGAHLHNLQGIDVAFPAGVLVGVTGVSGSGKSTLVLDVLAPSLRNHLQGRGPVGCEGIELTTDIGEVITANQEGLGLVGRSTVLTLSGLSEILRRRYAATPRAKASKLSAKHFSTAAPGGRCEACEGRGVITVAMDLLPDVTVGCEVCLGQRFQPEVLACLVAGRSIAATLEASVAELAEAFAQDAAVSRSLGALREVGLGYLRLGQEAGTLSEGERQRLRLAGLLAAPRKGRVAVLLDEPTRGLGFEDVDRLRAALRRLAGEGHLVVAVEHDLDFIAACDWIIDLGPEGGAAGGRVVVEGSPERVAACAASFTGQALAIL, from the coding sequence CCGGGAAGGGCAGCGCCGCTTCCTGGGGACCCTGCCGTCCTACGCCCGCCAGTTCATGGGCGGGCTCGCGCGGCCGGCGGTGCGGAGCATCAGCGGGCTGGGCCCAGCGGTGGCCGTGGGCCAGCGCGCCAGCCTCGCCCATCCCCGGTCCACGGTGGGGACCCTCACGGAGGGATGGGATCTGCTGCGCCTGCTCTTCGCACGCCTGGGCACGGCGCCCGAGGGCGTCCATCCGACCCGGGGCCTGTTCTCCTTCAACGGCGAGGAGGGAGCCTGCCCCCACTGCAAGGGGCTCGGCGTGGAGGACCGCCTGGACCTGAACCTGCTGGTGGCCGATTCCGCCAGGTCCTTGAGGGACGGGGCGCTGCGCGTCAGCACCCCGAACGGCTACCTCATGTACTCGCAGGTGACGCTCCAGGTGCTGGACTCCGTGCTGCGGGTCCACGGCGGATCCGTGGACATCCCCTGGAGGGACCTGAGCGAGGAGGCGCGCCAGGTGGTGCTCTTCGGCTCCGACCGGCTGAAGATCCCCTACGGCAAGCATCCTCTGGAGTCGCGCCTGAAGTGGACGGGGATCACGGCCCGGCCGCGCCAGGAGGGCTTCTACCGGGGGCTGGTGCCGGTCATGGAGGAGATCCTGCGCGGCAAGCGCAACGATTCGATCCTCCGCTTCGTCCGGAGCTCCAGCTGCTCGGCCTGTCAGGGCGCGCGGTTGCGGCCCGAGGCGCTGGCGGTGACTTGGCGTGGGATGCGCATCGTGGACCTTGCCGCCATGACGGTGCGTGAGCTCCGGGACCACCTGGCGGGGGTCGTGTCCTCGCCCGGGGAAGCGCCCGTCCTGGAGCCCATCCGGGCCGACCTGCTGGCCCGCTGCGAGCTCCTGCTGGAACTGGGGCTGGGGTATCTGACCCTGGACCGCCCGGCCCCCAGCCTCTCCCGCGGCGAGGCCCAGCGGCTGCGCCTGATCAGCCTGGCGCTGGGGGAGCTGCGGGGCCTGCTGGTGGTCCTGGACGAGCCCACGGCCGGCCTCCATCCTCACGAGGTGGGTCGCCTGATCGCGGTGTTGAAGCGCCTCCGGGACCAGGGCCAGACGGTGGTGGTGGTGGAGCACGATGCCCTCGTGGCCCGCTCCGCCGACTGGTTGATCGACCTGGGGCCCGGGCCGGGGCGGGAGGGCGGGCAGCTGCTGTGGAGCGGCCCGCCTTCGGAACTCCTCGCGCGAAAGACCGAGGGGCCACCCACACCCACGCAGACCTGGCTGGCGGCCGGGCTGACGGGACCCGGGACCATGCCCCCGCGCCGACCCCGCGCGGACCAGGGAATCCTGCGCGTGGAGGGCCTGAACCGGAACAACCTCCAGAACCTCTCCCTGGAGCTGGAACCGGGTGCCCTCCATGTGATCTGCGGGGTGTCCGGAGCGGGGAAGACCTCTCTGCTCGAGGAAGTGGTGGCCCGCATCCAGGCTGGCCAGGTTCCCGGCGCCGCCTTCCGCCGCATCGTCCAGGTGGATGCCGATCCGATCGGGCGCACGCCCCGCTCCAATGCGGCGACCTACACCGGGGCCTTCGACCTCATCCGCGACCTGTTCGCGGCCACCGCCGAGGCCAAGGTGCGGGGACTGGGCAAGGGGCATTTCTCCTTCAACACGGCCGGGGGCCGCTGCGAGGCCTGCGAAGGCGCGGGCGTGCAGGAAATCGGCATGCGGTACCTGGGCAGCGTGGATCTGGTCTGCGACCTCTGCGGGGGGCGGCGCTTTCATCCCGAGGTTCTGGCGGTGCAGTACCGGAGGCGGAACATGGCGGACCTCCTGGAAGGGAGCATCGCCGAGGCTGCGGACCTCTTTGCGGATCACCCGAGGCTCCATCGCATCCTGGATGCGCTTCTGAAGGTGGGGCTGGGCTACCTGCCCCTGGGCCAGCCCGCCACGACGCTTTCCGGGGGCGAGGCCCAGCGGGTGAAGCTGGCCACGGAACTGGCCAAGGCCGACAAGGGCCCGGCCCTCATCGCCCTGGACGAGCCCACCACGGGACTCCACGCCGCTGATGTCGCGGTGCTCCTGGCAGCCTGGGACCACCTGCTCGCGGCGGGCCACACCCTGCTGGTGGTGGACAACGACCGGGAGGTGGTGCGTCGCGCGGACCGCGTGCTGGACCTCGGTCCAGGGAGCGGCCCCGAGGGGGGGCGCGCGGTGGCCTCCGGCCCTCCGGCCGCCCTCGTCGCGTGCCCGGACTCGCTCACGGGCGCCGCGCTGCGGGAGGTCCTGCCGCCCCTGCTCCCGACGGCCATCCGCGAGGACGATCCGCCCATCGAGCTGCTGGGGGTGCGCACGCACAACCTCCGGAACCTCGACCTGGTCATCCCGGCGCAGGGCCTGACCGTGGTGACGGGGCCTTCGGGATGCGGCAAGTCCTCGCTGGTCATCGATACGCTCCTGGCCGAGGCCCAGAACCGCTTCGCGGACCTGATCTCCCCCTGGGCACGGCGCCTCTTGCCGCGGAAGGGCGGCGCCGAACTGGACGCCGCCCGGGGGCTCCAGGCCGCCGTGGCGGTGCCCCAACGGGCGGGCCGTCGGAATCCCCGCTCCACGGTGGGCACCGTCACGGAGCTGGACGAACTGCTCCGCCTCCTGTTCGCCCGGGCCGGCGAGCGCCCCTGTCCCGCCTGCGAAGCCCCGGCCCAGGGCGACCGCTGCGGCTGCGGGCAGGGGCTCCCCGGGCTCTGGGCCTCGGATTTCTCGCCCCATTCGGAGCGCGGTGCCTGCCCGTCATGCAAAGGATTGGGTTTCCTCCAGCGCTGCGACCCCGAGCGGCTGGTGAGCCACCCGGACCGCCCTCTGGATGGGGGCGCCATGGACGGCACCCGCTTCGGCGCCTACCTGGGGGAACCGGACGGGCAGTTCGTGGCCACCCTCCGGCGCGCCGCGGAAGGGGCCGGGCTGGACCTCGGCCGGCCTTGGCGGGAGCTGGGGCCCGAGGAACGCAGGCTGGCGATGTCCGGCACGGGCAGCACGGTGCACGAGGTGGCCTGGCACTACCGGCGGGGGAAGGTGGTGGGCGTGCACCGGCTCCAGACGGAGTGGCCGGGTTTCGCGACCCTGGTGGATCGGGAATACGAGCGGATTCATGCCGACCCCAAGGGGGAGGAGTTGGAGGCCCTTCTGGTGGACAATCCCTGTCCAGAGTGTGGAGGGGAGCGGCTGAAGGCGGTTGCCCGGAGCGTCCGCTTTGGCGGACTGCGATTCCCCGAGGCCACGGGGTCGTCCATCGACCAGGCTCTCGGATGGCTGGGCGGGTTGGACATCCAGGGGCTTTCCCCGCGAATGGATGCGCTCACGCACGATCTCCGGGAAGACCTCCGCCGGCGGTTCCAGGCCCTCGCGGACGCTGGCCTGGGGTATCTGTCGGTGCGGCGGGAGATGGCGAGCCTCTCGGGTGGCGAGGCCCAGCGCGTGCGTTTGGCGGCCGCCCTGGACGGGGGCCTCGTGGGGGTCACCTACATCCTGGATGAGCCCTCCCGGGGGCTCCATGCACGGGACATCCAGCGCCTGGGCGGTGTGCTGAAGAAGCTCGCGGAGGCCGGCAATGCCGTCGTGGTGGTCGAGCACGAGAGCAGCCTCATCGCCGCGGCAGACCAGATCCTCGAATTGGGGCCCGGGGCAGGGCCTGAAGGGGGGCGCCTCCTCGCCGTGGGCACGCCGGAGGATCTGAAGCAGCTCCCGGGATCCCGCACCGGCGCCCAGCTCCGCCGCTCCCGCACCGTCATTGGCGGGCAGGGCGGGGCCACTCGGAGCCCGGCCGTCCGGGTGCGGGGAGCCCACCTCCACAACCTCCAGGGCATTGATGTGGCCTTCCCGGCCGGTGTCCTGGTGGGGGTGACGGGCGTATCTGGAAGCGGGAAATCAACCCTCGTCCTGGATGTGCTCGCGCCCTCGCTCCGGAATCACCTGCAGGGCCGGGGCCCCGTCGGCTGCGAGGGCATCGAGCTGACCACGGACATTGGGGAGGTGATCACGGCGAATCAGGAAGGCCTGGGCCTGGTGGGCCGGAGCACGGTCCTCACCCTCTCGGGCCTGAGCGAGATCCTCCGCAGGCGCTATGCGGCGACTCCCCGGGCCAAGGCCTCGAAGCTCTCGGCGAAGCATTTCTCCACCGCCGCTCCGGGCGGTCGCTGCGAGGCCTGTGAGGGGCGCGGCGTGATCACTGTGGCCATGGATCTGCTGCCGGATGTCACGGTGGGCTGCGAGGTCTGCCTGGGCCAGCGTTTCCAGCCCGAGGTGCTGGCGTGTCTGGTGGCAGGTCGGTCCATCGCCGCCACGCTGGAGGCCAGTGTGGCGGAGCTGGCGGAGGCCTTCGCCCAGGACGCCGCGGTGAGCAGGAGCCTGGGGGCGCTGCGCGAGGTCGGCCTGGGCTACCTTCGACTGGGGCAGGAGGCGGGCACCCTGTCGGAGGGTGAGCGCCAGCGCCTCCGCCTGGCCGGCCTGCTCGCCGCGCCCAGGAAGGGGAGGGTCGCCGTCTTGCTGGATGAGCCGACGCGCGGTCTGGGCTTCGAGGATGTGGACCGCCTGCGGGCCGCACTTCGTAGACTGGCGGGAGAAGGCCACCTCGTCGTGGCGGTCGAGCACGACCTGGATTTCATCGCCGCCTGCGATTGGATCATCGACCTGGGCCCCGAGGGAGGTGCCGCCGGGGGACGCGTGGTGGTCGAGGGGTCACCCGAGCGGGTGGCCGCCTGTGCCGCATCCTTCACGGGGCAGGCTCTGGCGATCCTCTGA